The window TTGAACCAGGGATCTTTCGCCTTCTCTAGTTTGGCGAGCCAGTCGCGGCCAGCCGGGGTCGCATCCAGCGCCGCGGCCACCGCGTCTGGGTCACGCATCTCGACGATGACGTCGGCCACGCCCGAATCGACGGCCGTGCGTGCTAGGCCCCGTAGCTCATTGTCGGGGCGGAAGGCGAGCACGTCGACGCCCGCGACCATGCGTGCCACGGACTGATCGGTGATCTCGGGAAAGAACTGCTTGCACGTCTGAAAGAACGTGATGTAACCGCCGTAGCCGAGGTTCAGGAACTCGAAATGGTGCTGCCAGGCGAGGAAGAACTCCTCGATGAGTTCGTGATAGCCGCTGATCAGATCCCATGCGGTCGACCGGCCGCGGGCTTCGGTCACCACCTCGAGCGGCTCATACTCTGCCAGCGCCGGGAAGGTAATGGCACGCATGCGCTTGACCAACTCAAGCATCTTGTCCTTCCACTGCGAGTACAGGATGTCCCAGTTGGCGTAGTAGTAGCCGGCCCGCTCTTGGAAGTGCGCTAGGCGCTCGTTGATCCGGTCGGGATCGGTGACGCCAGTCGGCGAGATATACACGTACCCATTGACGATCCGCATGTCCAGACCGAGCGAGGTGGGCAGTGCAAAGATGCGCGCGCTACTCTGCCCCGCCCCCAGGTACACTGCCTCGGCGCCGATGCTGTCCAGCGGATGCACCGCCCGCGACCAGTGCATCGTGTCGGCGAACCACAGGCGCGCGTCCTCGACATCCTTTCCTTCGGGCTGAGCAGTGGTGAAATACGGGTACATGGACGCCCAGTCTTCAGCGCCGGCCGGCGGGGGCCACTCGCGGAAGAAGGGGAAACGGGTATCGGCCATTGAAGTGCTCCTTTACACGTGGGGTCGAGTGCTGTCTGCGGGGGCGATGTGGTCGGTGAGGTCCGCGATGGAGTCGACGATGACGTCGGGGGTGCGCGTCCGATCGGAGGCGTCGGCGACAGCCTTACGGGTCAGTGCGCCCGTAAGGACACCGATCGACAGAGCATCCATCTCGCGGGCCAGAGCGACTTCGGCCGGAGCATCTCCGACAACGGCGATGGCGACCGCGTCCCCACCAAGCTGACGGCGCAGAGTTGCGGCCAGCGCGTCGGAGGGTTTGCCTAGTACGACAGGCTCGACGCCGGTGACCCACGCAATGGCGTGCGCGGTCGCGGCCGATGTGCATACCGACCGACCGCGGCCGCCATGGAACCAGGGCGTGTTGACAGTGACATAGAGAGCTGCGCCATTGTCGGCGACCGCGTGGCAGGCGGCCCCGAGCCGTGACATGTCCAAGATGTCCACCGCACCGACGACAACGACGGACACGCCCTCTGCGTCATCCACTGTCACGTCGACATCAAGGGCGGCGAGCGGTTCGACGATGCCCTCTTCGGCGATCGCGAGAACGCGTGCGCCCGCATGCGTCGCGGCGATGTACGCGGCAGCGGCGCTCCCTGCCGTGATGAACTCGTCGTCGCTCAGGTCGAATCCCATTTCGCGGAGCTGCTGGGCGTATCGGTGTGGCGTGCACGCCGACGCGTTCGTGACCACGCGCATCGCATGACCACTGTCGCGTACTGCACGGATGAACTCCACTGCACCTGGGATGGGCGTACCGCCCTGCCCTCCCGCGCGCGACGTGCTGACGAGGCACCCGTCGACGTCGATCACCCATGCGTCGACCATGTTCAACGCTCCAGAGACAGGAGTCATGACGCACCATTCCGCGTCACCGAGACCCTCGTGTCGCCGGTCGTGAAACTGAACGCAGTCAGCTTCGGCCCCGCCTCGAACGCTGCCAGCACGTCGCGCAGACTCTGGGCGGGACCTGCCTCACGCTTCGCGACCATCGCGTCGACCTGGGTGGAGGGCATCACCGCGCGGAGCAGGAGATCCTCATCGCTGGTATCGCGCCCGAAACGCTCGCGCAGTTCCGTCAGGCTTGGCGCTTCGGGAGTCGGCTCACCACGCCGACGAGCGCGCGACGAAGCATTTGCGCGGTCGAGCAGGCCAGGGTCGATGTCGCCGGGAAGTGGTCCAAAATCGCCCAGCAACAGATCGATGACTTCATCAGAGATCTGCGCATAGCGCTCACCGGTCAAAATGTTTAAGGTTGCCTGCGTCACGATGTACTGCGCAAACGGGGTGACCACGATCGGCCATCCGAGGTCGCGACGCACCTGCACACTCTCTTCGATGACGGCTTGGAGCAGGTCCTTCTTACCGATCTCAGCAAGCTGGCGCTCTAGTGTGCTCATCACACCGCCGGGGATGTTGTGCCGGTAGTAGGCCTCCTCGTACTCGGCCGGGACGCCGACCGGCAGCCGGTGCAGCTTCGCGTGCCGAGTCAAGATCGCGGATGCCTCGCGCATGGCGTCGTCGTCAACGTCGACGGTATGCCCCCGCGCGCGTAGGTTCTCGGCCACACGGATGCCACTGGAATGCGAATTGCCGTACGCCAGGGGTGGGAGGGCGGTGTGCAGGATGTCCATGCCCTGGTCGGCGGCCTCGAGCAGGGTGACCGGAGCCAGCCCGGTACTGGCATGCGTGTGCATCTCACGGAAAGGCGTGCGGGTCAGCTGTCCCCGCAGACGAGGTACGAGGTCACGCACGCGATCAGGGGTAAGCAACCCCGCAGGATCCTTGAAGTACACGCTGTCGATCGCATCGGAAGCATCCAGCTCGGCGATCTTGGCGAGGTAGTATTCGTCAGTGTGCACAGGGCTGATGCTGTAGCACAGACCA is drawn from Microbacterium protaetiae and contains these coding sequences:
- a CDS encoding pyruvate/oxaloacetate carboxyltransferase, which encodes MANISLVDVSLRDGNQSLWGATGVTNRLAASVAPAMNRVGYRAIEMFSSTTMATAVRFGAEDPWKRIRAVRAAAPDVTLGFLTTGKRFITFGRTPDNLFELAFDLLRRNGVTRLWVIDPMHNMQDTIRTAEMAKRVGFEEVVGGLCYSISPVHTDEYYLAKIAELDASDAIDSVYFKDPAGLLTPDRVRDLVPRLRGQLTRTPFREMHTHASTGLAPVTLLEAADQGMDILHTALPPLAYGNSHSSGIRVAENLRARGHTVDVDDDAMREASAILTRHAKLHRLPVGVPAEYEEAYYRHNIPGGVMSTLERQLAEIGKKDLLQAVIEESVQVRRDLGWPIVVTPFAQYIVTQATLNILTGERYAQISDEVIDLLLGDFGPLPGDIDPGLLDRANASSRARRRGEPTPEAPSLTELRERFGRDTSDEDLLLRAVMPSTQVDAMVAKREAGPAQSLRDVLAAFEAGPKLTAFSFTTGDTRVSVTRNGAS
- a CDS encoding HAD-IIA family hydrolase, giving the protein MTPVSGALNMVDAWVIDVDGCLVSTSRAGGQGGTPIPGAVEFIRAVRDSGHAMRVVTNASACTPHRYAQQLREMGFDLSDDEFITAGSAAAAYIAATHAGARVLAIAEEGIVEPLAALDVDVTVDDAEGVSVVVVGAVDILDMSRLGAACHAVADNGAALYVTVNTPWFHGGRGRSVCTSAATAHAIAWVTGVEPVVLGKPSDALAATLRRQLGGDAVAIAVVGDAPAEVALAREMDALSIGVLTGALTRKAVADASDRTRTPDVIVDSIADLTDHIAPADSTRPHV